The Raphanus sativus cultivar WK10039 chromosome 6, ASM80110v3, whole genome shotgun sequence sequence TTAGCATATACACCTTACTTGTTAAAATCTCTCATCTTGGTGCATCAATTAATGTTTTATAGAATGACGCATGAACAGTGTTTGTAACAGGGTCTTGTTGAAAGAGTAGCAGTCATCTTTTTCAGTAATGATAATGTTCCTGTGGAGAGGTTCATCTTCAAGCTCACCATTAACCCGTCTTCTGCTGCTTCTGTAAATGAGAATCAATTGGAATTTGCGCTTAGGTCCTTCTTAGTCAAGCTTTCTGTCGCAGAACCCCTTGTCAAGCCTCTTCCTCAAAGTAAATACTTCTCTAGCTCATCTTATAACGATGATGTTTCTACGTTCCAAAGCTTTGTTTTGATCTTTTCATAAATACAGATTGTAGATGGGAGGTAACGGCTTATCTGAGGTCACTTCCTGAAGTGGGTTCAAGCAAAGAAGGTGAGCTATGGATCCCAACAGATACAAAGCAGTGGCTGAAGCCGCCAGTTATAACGCCTGTCAAGTCCCTGAACAGCGACCCACTCTGCTTGCAGCTTTACTTGGAACACCCAAGTTTGTCTGAAACACAACCTTGTCAAGCCCAATGATGTACATATCTCACTTGTATGGATCTTGATGCATAATTGTTTTGTACTGTCTCATCGAGTGAAGGAGAAGCATACCGTTACGATTTTATGTCGTCGCTGGGGTGCTACGATTTTAGAAAAACAAGTCAAATCTCATGGAATAACAAAGAGGAATACTTGAGAGTTGTTACCTAACAAGATCGGGTTCATCCATTTATTACATTTTCATCAAAAGTCTTTTTAGCTTCTTTATTACGGgagtgaaaaaataaaatagtctATCGTCACAACTCATTAAATAATACTACCGAAATCCAAATCACACGACTTGCACAAAAGCATCTTTGAACATCCAACACTAGCCACAACTCTCATTTGGTTACTGGTAAAAGTTCTGCCGAGGCTTGATGAATAAAGACAAGCTAAAAGACTTCAGTACATTCTTATTACATTATGTTTTGCGAGGAGGCGGTGAGCTGCTACTGCTGCTGTTACTGCTGCTTCTTTTTCCTCTCAGTGGCCTGCACATTAAGCAACAACAAATCCGTTCTATTTAGATTAGACTTTGTGATCAAAAACATTTACAGATTATTTGAACCAAATCCTTGTCCTTTTCTATCATAATCTCATTAACTATCAGATCCAAGATTATCACCACTGTTATTATGCACTTAACCATACTGTCTTTTTATAACACTGGTGAGCATATTCTATTATTGATCTTAAATATCAATCACGTGGATTCAATAGGTATCAAGTCAATCATTTACTGACGTCAGTTCCTACTACTATACGTCTCCCATCAGATGTTGGACTAACAGTCGAGCAATTTTATACTAATGCATACTACAGAGTGCAAACTAAATTGTTTCTAGGTTTAAGataaaaacatgttttaagCGAAGAAAGTAATTTACCTCTTAGGACTGCGGCTCCTTGAAATCTTCCTAGGAACCTGTATTAGTAAACGCACACAGAAAGTCAAAACACATATCTAAACAAGGTatcaacatttttataaattaaaagggATGAGCAACAAGCCCTTACCCTTCTGGGACTAGGCGAACTAGAGTAAGAAGATGACCTCCCACGTCTCCCAGCTGGACCTCGTCCCCTGCTTAGAATTGAAAACAAATTTACACCAATTGCAGACTCCACATAGATATTATATAACTTGGTCATATTTGGTATAC is a genomic window containing:
- the LOC108830691 gene encoding DNA polymerase zeta processivity subunit, producing MNMKDGNNQTGEVARTLVEFLEVAITMIVFLKGFYPSAAFERRRYMNVVVQRARHPELRDYIHSAASSLLPFIQKGLVERVAVIFFSNDNVPVERFIFKLTINPSSAASVNENQLEFALRSFLVKLSVAEPLVKPLPQNCRWEVTAYLRSLPEVGSSKEGELWIPTDTKQWLKPPVITPVKSLNSDPLCLQLYLEHPSLSETQPCQAQ